From a single Chiloscyllium punctatum isolate Juve2018m chromosome 29, sChiPun1.3, whole genome shotgun sequence genomic region:
- the LOC140454614 gene encoding dynein axonemal assembly factor 10-like isoform X1 — translation MSDSPKPRLVPLSHWKLPLTPFGCLWIPCSNRFVCLGTDSGSGAPSRGIIGVYESTSGEIKDIQTIEKPRAFRCGTFGATSLQQRHLATGDFEGNLHIWNLEAPETPLYSAKAHQEIINCIDGVGGLENGHGAPEIVTGSRDGTVKVWDSRQKDLPVANMEPAVGFNRRDCWTVAFGHSCTQWDRCVCAGYDNGDIKLFDLRNMEVRWETNVKSGVCCVEFDGKDISLNKLVATTLEGRVHVFNMQKYHRNSGFTCRSEKPYKFTAWAVRHLPQNRNIFITSGGAGCLHLWKHSESLTMHDRSDHEPDDKISTCTTTLLNNISLSSQPIGSLDWNTDKQGLCISASFDHNVHILMITEQQSF, via the exons ATGTCAGACAGTCCCAAGCCCCGGCTGGTACCTCTATCACATTGGAAACTGCCTCTCACCCCCTTCGGATGTTTATGGATCCCGTGCAGTAACCGATTCGTTTGCCTGGGGACTGACTCCGGCTCTGGGGCACCAAGTCGGGGAATCATCGGCGTGTACGAGTCAACAAGCGGAGAGATCAAAGACATACAGACG ATCGAAAAGCCCAGAGCTTTCAGGTGTGGGACATTTGGAGCCACCAGTCTACAGCAGAGGCACTTGGCAACAGGAGACTTTGAAGGCAATCTTCACATCTG GAACTTGGAAGCACCTGAAACTCCCCTCTACTCAGCCAAAGCACATCAAGAAATCATTAACTGTATTGATGGTGTGGGTGGGCTTGAAAATGGACATGGGGCCCCAGAGATTGTCACTGGCAGCAGGGATG GTACAGTGAAGGTCTGGGATTCACGGCAAAAGGACCTTCCTGTGGCCAACATGGAGCCTGCAGTAGGATTCAACAGGAGAGATTGTTGGACAGTTGCTTTTG GCCACTCATGCACCCAGTGGGACCGCTGTGTTTGTGCCGGATATGACAATGGGGATATTAAACTATTTGACTTACGAAACATGGAAGTGCGATGGGAGACAAACGTCAAGAGTGGG GTTTGCTGTGTAGAGTTTGATGGAAAGGACATAAGTTTGAACAAACTGGTGGCAACAACGTTGGAAGGAAGGGTCCATGTCTTCAATATGCAGAAGTATCACAGAAACAGTGGCTTTACCTGTCGGAGtgagaag CCATACAAATTTACAGCTTGGGCGGTGCGGCATTTGCCTCAAAATCGAAATATCTTCATAACAAGTGGAGGAGCCGGCTGCCTTCACCTGTGGAAACA CAGTGAATCTTTAACGATGCATGATAGAAGTGACCATGAGCCAGATGACAAGATTTCAACATGTACCACCACACTGCTGAACAACATCTCCCTCTCATCTCAACCCATTGGTAGCCTGGATTGGAATACTGATAAGCAAGGACTCTGTATCTCTGCATCCTTTGATCATAATGTTCACATCCTCATGATCACAGAGCAGCAGAGTTTCTGA
- the LOC140454614 gene encoding dynein axonemal assembly factor 10-like isoform X2: MSDSPKPRLVPLSHWKLPLTPFGCLWIPCSNRFVCLGTDSGSGAPSRGIIGVYESTSGEIKDIQTIEKPRAFRCGTFGATSLQQRHLATGDFEGNLHIWNLEAPETPLYSAKAHQEIINCIDGVGGLENGHGAPEIVTGSRDGTVKVWDSRQKDLPVANMEPAVGFNRRDCWTVAFGHSCTQWDRCVCAGYDNGDIKLFDLRNMEVRWETNVKSGVCCVEFDGKDISLNKLVATTLEGRVHVFNMQKYHRNSGFTCRSEKPYKFTAWAVRHLPQNRNIFITSGGAGCLHLWKHESLTMHDRSDHEPDDKISTCTTTLLNNISLSSQPIGSLDWNTDKQGLCISASFDHNVHILMITEQQSF; this comes from the exons ATGTCAGACAGTCCCAAGCCCCGGCTGGTACCTCTATCACATTGGAAACTGCCTCTCACCCCCTTCGGATGTTTATGGATCCCGTGCAGTAACCGATTCGTTTGCCTGGGGACTGACTCCGGCTCTGGGGCACCAAGTCGGGGAATCATCGGCGTGTACGAGTCAACAAGCGGAGAGATCAAAGACATACAGACG ATCGAAAAGCCCAGAGCTTTCAGGTGTGGGACATTTGGAGCCACCAGTCTACAGCAGAGGCACTTGGCAACAGGAGACTTTGAAGGCAATCTTCACATCTG GAACTTGGAAGCACCTGAAACTCCCCTCTACTCAGCCAAAGCACATCAAGAAATCATTAACTGTATTGATGGTGTGGGTGGGCTTGAAAATGGACATGGGGCCCCAGAGATTGTCACTGGCAGCAGGGATG GTACAGTGAAGGTCTGGGATTCACGGCAAAAGGACCTTCCTGTGGCCAACATGGAGCCTGCAGTAGGATTCAACAGGAGAGATTGTTGGACAGTTGCTTTTG GCCACTCATGCACCCAGTGGGACCGCTGTGTTTGTGCCGGATATGACAATGGGGATATTAAACTATTTGACTTACGAAACATGGAAGTGCGATGGGAGACAAACGTCAAGAGTGGG GTTTGCTGTGTAGAGTTTGATGGAAAGGACATAAGTTTGAACAAACTGGTGGCAACAACGTTGGAAGGAAGGGTCCATGTCTTCAATATGCAGAAGTATCACAGAAACAGTGGCTTTACCTGTCGGAGtgagaag CCATACAAATTTACAGCTTGGGCGGTGCGGCATTTGCCTCAAAATCGAAATATCTTCATAACAAGTGGAGGAGCCGGCTGCCTTCACCTGTGGAAACA TGAATCTTTAACGATGCATGATAGAAGTGACCATGAGCCAGATGACAAGATTTCAACATGTACCACCACACTGCTGAACAACATCTCCCTCTCATCTCAACCCATTGGTAGCCTGGATTGGAATACTGATAAGCAAGGACTCTGTATCTCTGCATCCTTTGATCATAATGTTCACATCCTCATGATCACAGAGCAGCAGAGTTTCTGA